From one Plasmodium malariae genome assembly, chromosome: 12 genomic stretch:
- the ALBA4 gene encoding DNA/RNA-binding protein Alba 4, putative has protein sequence MENEKKHNHKQNTVDENEYPNSKVLLVSVKRTRRFLERTARELLAGGTRYIILSGLGDALPLCVQLQSSLQSKNAAVVVKIETSYSYFNSNYSYTPGLKIYMEKHPDFKGSRISPGYVSFHEKTDNFTPIFDENPNEYISSVNAGDNNLYVGGEGINGSFSELLSAQSQEVDKYEALFKELLSKAVKDNGEKPDEEVKSVLYENVEKKYPDVKLALCRIRNSLKKGSDYTTGSVFIVTFKKNFPYKKEKNMGMVYVVGPKGKNFSSSDEFLEAVHETAENLMTALCDYNGLVKREEIKHVRMNTCRICLFSGGIFKHSNVSKLDVAKAILNGLAIGYRHGPSPRLNFTYDDNVFKDAWVETTGLQVFNHNDKE, from the exons atggaaaatgaaaaaaaacataatcaTAAACAGAATACCGTAGACGAAAACGAATATCCTAATTCAAAAGTGTTGTTAGTATCAGTGAAAAGGACAAGAAGGTTTTTAGAAAGAACAGCAAGGGAATTATTGGCAGGGGGAACAAGGTATATTATCCTTAGTGGATTAGGTGATGCATTACCTTTATGTGTACAGTTACAATCTTCTTTACAATCAAAGAATgcagcagtagtagtaaAAATTGAAACATCGTATAGCTACTTTAATTCTAATTATTCGTATACACCaggattaaaaatatatatggaaaagcACCCAGATTTTAAAGGCTCACGAATATCACCAGGGTATGTAAGTTTTCATGAAAAAACGGACAATTTCACACCCATTTTTGACGAAAATCCAAATGAATATATCTCTTCGGTGAATGCCGGAGATAATAATTTGTATGTTGGAGGCGAGGGTATCAATGGATCTTTTTCTGAACTTTTGTCTGCACAGAGTCAGGAGGTCGACAAGTACGAAGCCTTGTTCAAG GAGTTGTTAAGCAAAGCAGTTAAGGACAATGGTGAGAAACCCGATGAGGAGGTGAAATCAGTGTTATATGAAaatgttgaaaaaaaatacccAGATGTAAAATTAGCCTTGTGTAGAATCCGTAACAGCTTAAAAAAAGGTAGCGATTATACGACAGGATCTGTTTTTATTGTTACATTTAAGAAGAATTTCCCTtataagaaagaaaagaatatgGGTATGGTTTACGTAGTAGGcccaaaaggaaaaaattttagttcATCTGATGAATTTTTAGAAGCTGTACATGAAACAGCAGAAAATTTGATGACAGCGTTATGTGATTACAATGGTTTAGTAAAACgtgaagaaataaaacatGTAAGAATGAATACTTGCAGAATCTGCTTATTTTCGGGTGGTATATTTAAGCATTCAAATGTGTCTAAATTAGATGTAGCTAAAGCCATTCTAAACGGGTTAGCTATAGGTTATAGACATGGACCATCACCTAGattaaattttacatatgaCGATAATGTTTTTAAGGATGCATGGGTAGAAACAACTGGACTGCAAGTTTTTAATCATAATGATAAGGaataa
- the PmUG01_12017500 gene encoding conserved Plasmodium protein, unknown function encodes MLKTRSKAQFKQYKPSKNENIYDEKVKDMRTNEEEEEEEEEEEGKGGEAEEDTEGGCFGVNDFLCYKENSKVLRKFFLFVLLIILSPAILILLYKYMFVYCLSLSKNKSLLFSLYFVILYIVSLTLLYAYLAFNENNNNVEDGITNQNKKKK; translated from the coding sequence ATGCTGAAAACTCGAAGCAAGGCACAGTTTAAGCAGTATAAACCAAGCaagaatgaaaatatttatgatgaAAAGGTAAAAGATATGAGAACAAacgaagaggaagaagaagaagaagaagaagaagaaggaaAAGGAGGAGAAGCAGAAGAAGACACCGAAGGTGGATGTTTTGGAGTAAATGATTTTTTGTGTTACAAAGAAAATTCTAAagttttaagaaaatttttcttatttgtgttgttaattatattatctcCAGCAATTTTAATTCTGTTGTATAAATACATGTTTGTGTATTGTTTAAGCTTATCTAAAAACAAGTCTTTATTGTTTAGTCTTTATTtcgtaattttatatattgtatcATTAACCTTACTATATGCTTATTTAGCTTTTAATGAAAACAACAATAACGTTGAGGATGGAATAACAaatcaaaacaaaaaaaagaagtga
- the PmUG01_12017600 gene encoding conserved Plasmodium protein, unknown function — MKHYTEGKTITQSICPSNSVMPYEEKVYTNKDDTIVKANPYYILKQKVLNIQNFNSLICNYTEFFENYKIFCVFSVLNVFIILFLLLLYLLFSLIIFLPVFFLLSSLFFCFFPLFYPLIRDKTQIILKEEIIFCTCITIGSLLFFISILFIYLTPFVSVFLYPFNAIFMPLISTLVLPLILFTNSCICTIYIVFYTEISKNIKNMVQNASRHLLFKFPLFYI; from the exons ATGAAACACTATACTGAAGGAAAAACTATTACTCAGTCAATATGTCCTAGTAACAGTGTAATGCCCTATGAAGAAAAAGTTTATACGAATAAAGATGATACGATTGTAAAGGCAAACCCGTATTACATACTAAAACAA AAAGTATTAAATATCCAAAACTTTAATTCCTTAATATGTAATTACACagaattttttgaaaattataaaatctTTTGCGTCTTTTCAgtattaaatgtttttataatattatttttactcttACTGTATTTGCTTTTTTCCCTCATAATATTTCTCCCA gtattttttttattatcctcccttttcttttgtttctTTCCTTTATTCTACCCACTAATTAGA GACAAAACGCAGATAATCTTAaaggaagaaataatattttgcaCTTGCATAACTATAGGATCTCTTCTCTTTTTCATTTcgatattatttatatacctCACGCCATTCGTctctgtttttttatatcctttTAACGCTATTTTTATGCCTCTTATTTCAACCCTTGTTCTTCCGCTTATT tTATTTACAAACTCATGTATATGTACCATTTATATAGTATTCTACACTGAG ATCTCcaagaatattaaaaatatggtGCAAAACGCTTCACGACACTTATTATTCAAgtttccccttttttatatttaa